One window of Mangrovibacterium diazotrophicum genomic DNA carries:
- the htpG gene encoding molecular chaperone HtpG: protein MTTMQKGKIGVSSDNLFPIIKKFLYSDHDIFLREIVSNAVDATQKLKTLAARGETAVSVENAKVRVSFDAEKKTITVSDNGIGMTAEEVEKYINQIAFSGANEFLDKYKNDANAIIGHFGLGFYSSFMVSHKVEVITKSYKEGAQAVRWECDGSPEYILEDAERAEVGTDIIMYVNEESEEFLDKARLNEILNKYCKFLPVPVVFGKKTDWKDGKEVETEEDNQINDVAPAWTKKPVDLKDEDYTSFYRQLYPFGDDPLFNIHLNVDYPFELTGILYFPKLKNTVEVQKNKIQLYCNQVFVTDSVEGIVPDFLTLLHGVIDSPDIPLNVSRSYLQSDSNVKKISSHITKKVADRLQEIYKSNREDFEKKWDDLKIFIEYGMLTEEKFEEKAQNFFLFKNVDGKYFTWEEYETLIKDNQTDKDGNLVYLYTNDQDEQYTFIQDAKNKGYDVLIMDDVLSAHLINKFEQKDPKKRFVRIDSDVVNNLIQKEEESDKLSWKEREELSPVFQAVCPANNGVHYQVDFKPMGESGQPMVITRNEFMRRMKDMSKLQGGGGMNFYGDMPESLNLVVNTDHPLVKKVLAEKDAVLGGDLGKVNEDLTALKAEQDALEKAKEGKKDEEVPAAEKEKLDDLQTKISTLESDKRERLEAFGKDNKLAKQLVDLALLANGLLKGADLDKFVRRSVELIN from the coding sequence ATGACGACGATGCAAAAAGGTAAAATTGGCGTATCAAGCGACAACTTATTCCCGATTATTAAAAAATTCCTCTATTCTGATCATGATATTTTCTTGCGCGAGATCGTGTCGAACGCGGTGGATGCTACTCAAAAGCTGAAAACCCTGGCGGCTCGTGGCGAAACAGCTGTTTCGGTTGAAAACGCGAAAGTGCGCGTTTCATTCGACGCTGAAAAGAAAACCATCACCGTATCGGACAACGGGATCGGGATGACGGCTGAAGAAGTCGAAAAATACATCAACCAGATTGCCTTCTCCGGCGCGAACGAATTCCTCGATAAATATAAAAACGATGCCAATGCGATCATTGGCCATTTCGGTTTAGGGTTCTATTCTTCGTTCATGGTTTCGCACAAAGTTGAAGTGATAACGAAATCGTACAAAGAAGGAGCGCAAGCTGTGCGCTGGGAATGCGACGGAAGCCCGGAATACATCCTGGAAGATGCTGAACGTGCTGAAGTGGGAACCGACATCATCATGTATGTGAATGAAGAGTCGGAAGAGTTTCTGGACAAAGCGCGTTTGAACGAAATTCTGAATAAATACTGTAAGTTCCTGCCTGTTCCGGTGGTGTTTGGTAAGAAAACTGACTGGAAAGATGGTAAGGAAGTAGAAACAGAAGAAGATAACCAAATCAACGATGTGGCTCCGGCCTGGACGAAGAAACCGGTTGATTTGAAAGATGAAGATTATACCTCATTCTACCGCCAGTTGTATCCGTTTGGCGACGATCCGTTGTTCAACATTCACCTGAATGTGGATTATCCGTTCGAGCTGACTGGTATCCTCTATTTTCCGAAATTGAAAAACACGGTTGAGGTTCAGAAGAACAAAATTCAGCTGTACTGCAACCAGGTGTTTGTAACCGACTCGGTTGAAGGTATCGTGCCCGACTTCCTGACTCTGTTGCACGGGGTGATCGACTCACCGGACATTCCGTTGAATGTATCACGTTCGTACTTGCAAAGCGACTCGAATGTGAAGAAAATCAGCAGCCACATCACCAAGAAAGTGGCCGATCGTTTGCAGGAAATTTACAAGAGCAACCGCGAAGATTTCGAGAAGAAATGGGACGACCTGAAAATCTTCATCGAGTACGGTATGCTGACCGAAGAGAAATTCGAAGAAAAAGCACAAAACTTCTTCCTGTTTAAAAATGTGGATGGAAAATACTTCACATGGGAAGAATACGAAACGCTGATTAAAGACAACCAGACCGACAAAGACGGCAACCTGGTTTACCTGTATACTAACGATCAGGACGAGCAATACACCTTCATTCAGGATGCGAAAAACAAAGGTTACGACGTGCTGATTATGGACGACGTACTGTCGGCTCACCTGATCAACAAATTCGAGCAAAAAGACCCGAAAAAACGCTTCGTTCGTATCGACTCTGATGTAGTGAATAACCTGATCCAAAAAGAAGAAGAAAGCGATAAACTGAGCTGGAAAGAGCGCGAAGAGCTGAGCCCGGTATTCCAGGCAGTTTGCCCGGCTAACAACGGCGTACATTACCAGGTTGATTTTAAACCGATGGGCGAGTCGGGCCAACCGATGGTGATTACCCGCAACGAGTTCATGCGTCGCATGAAAGACATGAGCAAGCTGCAAGGTGGCGGCGGAATGAACTTCTACGGTGACATGCCGGAAAGCCTGAACCTGGTGGTGAACACCGATCACCCGCTGGTGAAAAAGGTATTGGCTGAAAAGGACGCTGTTTTGGGCGGCGACTTAGGTAAAGTGAACGAAGACCTGACTGCATTGAAAGCAGAACAGGATGCACTTGAAAAAGCCAAAGAAGGTAAAAAAGACGAAGAAGTTCCGGCTGCAGAAAAAGAAAAGCTGGACGATCTTCAAACGAAGATTTCAACACTGGAAAGTGACAAGCGTGAGCGTTTGGAAGCTTTCGGGAAAGACAACAAACTAGCGAAACAATTGGTTGATCTGGCCCTGCTGGCTAACGGCCTGCTGAAAGGTGCCGATTTGGACAAATTTGTTCGTCGCAGTGTTGAGCTGATTAACTAG
- a CDS encoding dipeptidyl-peptidase 3 family protein has protein sequence MTVFVEKFVDIKILRYELPGFEKLSLQQKQYIYYLSQAALCGRDILFDQNNRWNLRIRQLLETVYKTFGGDRDSDEFKAFHLYLKQVWFGNGIHHHYSTEKFKPTLSREAFEQLLAQADLSGLSFQHELPAVLDVIFNPELDAKGISLDSNSDLLKASAMNYYQGVAQEEAEEFYEAKRKSVPKHAPSFGLNSTLVKENGTLKEDVWFSGGKYGKAIQQIVSWLKKAVEFAENDLQKEVIAKLVDYYETGDLKRFDDYSIAWTNENEGLVDFVNGFIEIYGDPLGIKASWESIVNYKDLEGTKRALILSENAGWFEANSPVDTKYKKTEVKGVSAKVIHVAMLGGDCYPATPIGINLPNSEWIREEFGSKSVTIENITQAYFQDSLGNGMLEEFAGSEAEIKRAREFGQLAGNLHTDLHECLGHGSGRMMQGVKPEDLKNYYSTLEETRADLFALYYIADEKLLELGLVPSVETGKAEFDAYLRNGLLTQLTRIELGKDLEESHMRNRQLIAKWAYEHGKADGVVELVKRDGKTYVQINDYARLRELFGELLKEVQRIKSEGDYAAAKTLVESYAVKIDIDLHREVLERFKKLNIAPYAGFLNPELKLVTAADGTVTDVAVEYQSDYTAQMLQYSDQFGFLVK, from the coding sequence ATGACTGTATTTGTTGAGAAATTTGTTGATATCAAAATATTGCGTTATGAATTGCCGGGCTTCGAAAAGTTGAGCCTTCAGCAAAAGCAATACATCTACTATTTGAGTCAGGCGGCTTTGTGCGGCCGCGATATTTTGTTCGATCAGAATAACCGCTGGAACCTGCGGATTCGTCAATTACTGGAGACGGTCTACAAAACTTTTGGTGGCGATCGGGACTCGGACGAGTTCAAGGCTTTTCACCTGTACCTGAAACAGGTATGGTTTGGCAACGGCATTCACCATCATTATTCCACCGAGAAGTTTAAACCGACTTTGAGTCGCGAGGCATTTGAACAACTTTTAGCGCAGGCTGATTTGAGTGGTTTGAGTTTTCAACATGAATTGCCAGCGGTGCTGGATGTGATTTTCAACCCGGAACTGGACGCGAAAGGAATCAGCCTCGACAGCAACAGCGACTTGCTGAAAGCATCGGCCATGAACTATTACCAGGGCGTGGCGCAGGAGGAGGCTGAAGAATTTTATGAAGCCAAGCGCAAGAGCGTTCCGAAACACGCGCCTTCGTTTGGACTGAATTCAACCTTGGTGAAGGAAAACGGGACCTTGAAAGAAGACGTTTGGTTTAGCGGCGGTAAATACGGGAAGGCCATTCAACAGATTGTTTCCTGGTTGAAGAAGGCCGTTGAATTTGCTGAAAACGACCTGCAAAAAGAAGTGATTGCCAAATTGGTGGATTATTACGAAACCGGCGATCTGAAGCGCTTTGACGATTACAGCATTGCCTGGACAAACGAAAATGAGGGGCTGGTTGATTTTGTCAACGGCTTCATCGAAATATACGGCGACCCGCTTGGCATCAAGGCCAGCTGGGAGTCGATTGTGAACTACAAAGACCTGGAGGGAACCAAACGGGCACTCATTTTGTCGGAGAATGCGGGTTGGTTCGAAGCCAATTCTCCGGTCGATACGAAGTATAAAAAGACGGAGGTTAAAGGAGTCAGCGCCAAGGTGATTCACGTGGCCATGCTGGGCGGCGACTGTTACCCGGCTACCCCGATCGGTATTAACTTGCCCAACTCGGAGTGGATTCGCGAGGAATTCGGTTCCAAATCGGTGACCATCGAAAACATTACACAGGCTTATTTCCAGGATTCGCTGGGCAACGGCATGCTGGAAGAGTTTGCCGGTTCGGAAGCCGAAATAAAACGTGCCCGGGAATTTGGGCAGTTGGCCGGAAACCTGCACACCGACCTGCACGAATGTTTGGGACATGGTTCGGGACGTATGATGCAAGGCGTGAAGCCCGAAGATTTGAAGAACTACTATTCGACCCTGGAAGAAACCCGTGCTGACTTGTTTGCCCTGTACTACATTGCCGACGAGAAGTTGCTGGAGCTAGGCCTGGTGCCGTCGGTTGAGACAGGGAAGGCTGAATTTGATGCCTACCTGCGCAACGGACTGCTGACCCAGTTAACCCGCATTGAATTGGGTAAGGACTTGGAGGAATCGCACATGCGCAACCGCCAGCTGATTGCCAAATGGGCTTACGAACACGGCAAGGCCGATGGGGTGGTGGAACTGGTAAAGCGCGACGGCAAAACCTATGTGCAGATTAACGATTACGCCCGTTTGCGCGAGCTGTTCGGTGAGCTGCTGAAGGAAGTGCAGCGCATTAAATCGGAGGGCGATTATGCGGCGGCAAAGACATTGGTTGAAAGCTATGCCGTTAAGATTGATATCGACCTGCACCGTGAAGTGCTGGAGCGTTTCAAAAAGCTGAATATTGCGCCTTACGCCGGTTTCCTGAACCCGGAACTGAAGCTGGTAACTGCGGCCGACGGAACGGTGACCGATGTGGCGGTGGAATACCAGTCGGACTACACGGCGCAGATGCTCCAATATAGCGATCAATTTGGTTTCCTGGTGAAGTAA
- a CDS encoding tetratricopeptide repeat protein, with protein MTGFRQRIGLMAVALTVVLASCSTSKVVVMHQDVAKQMEAEGNYAAATESWSAYFNEQTTKGTEVSAESYAQAAKVAVKADRKDLAESWYVLAAAGGYSDPEMQLELAEIYRGQNEIPNELTALETFKEKYAAAPEISEVNGRLFELYAMMKKDEQAKAIWSDLNEEQRHQKEYLDDYFKIVSKGEDKAAIEAVAEDLVKADPENVKALEWLGETYYHKAENSYQAEMKAYEKKHTQVQYLHLTQELKVINGNFKKSLECFSTLWDLDQKKSYATYLTNIYARFDNKSKADYYRKFVN; from the coding sequence ATGACAGGATTTAGACAACGTATTGGATTAATGGCTGTGGCGCTGACTGTGGTTTTGGCGTCGTGCAGTACCAGCAAAGTGGTGGTGATGCACCAGGATGTTGCCAAACAAATGGAGGCAGAAGGAAATTATGCTGCGGCAACCGAGTCGTGGAGTGCTTATTTCAATGAGCAAACGACAAAGGGAACTGAAGTGTCTGCAGAGAGTTACGCACAGGCTGCCAAAGTAGCTGTAAAAGCTGACCGGAAAGATTTGGCAGAAAGTTGGTATGTTCTGGCTGCTGCCGGCGGCTATTCCGATCCGGAAATGCAGCTGGAGCTGGCGGAGATTTACCGCGGACAAAACGAAATTCCGAATGAATTGACGGCACTTGAAACCTTCAAGGAAAAATATGCGGCGGCACCTGAAATCAGCGAAGTGAATGGCCGCTTGTTCGAGCTTTACGCCATGATGAAAAAAGATGAGCAGGCAAAAGCTATTTGGTCGGATTTAAACGAGGAACAACGTCACCAGAAAGAATATTTGGACGATTATTTCAAAATCGTGTCGAAAGGTGAGGACAAGGCTGCCATTGAAGCAGTTGCGGAAGATTTGGTAAAAGCTGACCCGGAAAATGTGAAAGCACTGGAATGGTTGGGCGAAACCTACTACCACAAAGCAGAAAACAGCTACCAGGCCGAGATGAAGGCTTACGAGAAAAAACACACGCAAGTGCAGTATCTGCATTTGACGCAGGAGCTGAAAGTGATCAACGGTAATTTTAAAAAGTCGTTGGAATGCTTTTCAACTTTGTGGGATTTGGATCAGAAGAAAAGCTACGCGACTTACCTGACCAATATCTATGCTCGCTTCGACAACAAATCGAAAGCAGATTATTACCGGAAATTTGTGAACTAA
- a CDS encoding ATP-binding protein: MRLLIEQAKTMGDTQLDSALILNRQIVVEAAKANLLQLVWDSRYEESKILSKLGQKDSALFLLNELINEAKNKADTIQQLKAFSLKASIQQRNYDFKSAIENLLIAQELLSASTPFDLRFDVLNILGQTHRKMKDYESALKYYRILELDFSFQLSNRQKYLVFMNEGNVYADQKDYLKTEEFFQKAYQECKQLGEPEEMAQLTYNMGALYYRQKKYPEALTYTQQALSAYIEIGDKLRIERCYRVLGAIQYDQSNYSGANQFYLKALKIAEEIENRKSILGNLKNLYLCSSAMAKANKSLSDYAKALDYQSEWSALKDSLYQADLANQLLELEKKYETDQKNAEIALLGKENQLQADELLLERQHQLLMWLGIGFLLLVMAVVLYFMFYYRKVSAMLKQQSKLIFEQKEQITDQNVQLQKSVSTQNKLFSIIAHDLRSPLVSVSNFVQLLNFYLHDGRYEDISKMAVDMDRKNEQVLDLTDNLLLWAQSQSGGMNPQLQRINLNEILDECYELYLPVAMRKGVALELTDADDCQLWADRDMVRTICRNLINNALKFTPKDGKVRIDYRCNEAEARVSVSDTGLGIKPEKLQRLFSLDREDVRYGTDGEKSSGLGLSVCKEFCDILNGKIDVTSTEGIGSTFSFTLPKYSDELQELAELKAKQAATAS; encoded by the coding sequence TTGAGACTGCTAATTGAACAGGCAAAAACGATGGGCGATACACAATTGGACAGTGCTTTGATCTTAAACCGACAGATTGTTGTAGAAGCCGCTAAAGCAAACCTTTTACAATTGGTTTGGGATTCTCGTTATGAAGAAAGTAAGATTCTAAGCAAGCTAGGACAAAAAGATAGTGCCCTGTTTTTGCTCAATGAGCTAATTAATGAAGCAAAAAACAAAGCTGACACTATCCAACAACTCAAAGCCTTTTCACTAAAAGCCAGTATTCAACAACGAAACTACGATTTCAAATCTGCAATAGAAAACCTGTTGATAGCCCAGGAATTATTGTCTGCTTCAACACCTTTTGACCTGCGCTTTGATGTTTTAAACATACTTGGCCAGACACACAGAAAAATGAAGGATTATGAAAGTGCCTTGAAATATTATCGCATTCTGGAGTTAGATTTCTCGTTTCAACTCTCGAACCGCCAAAAATATTTGGTTTTCATGAATGAGGGAAATGTATATGCAGATCAAAAAGACTATTTGAAAACGGAAGAGTTTTTCCAAAAAGCGTATCAAGAATGCAAGCAGTTAGGAGAACCTGAAGAAATGGCCCAGCTCACCTACAACATGGGAGCGCTTTATTACCGTCAAAAAAAATATCCCGAGGCCTTGACGTACACCCAACAAGCACTTAGTGCTTACATCGAAATAGGAGACAAACTGCGCATCGAAAGGTGCTATCGGGTTTTAGGCGCAATACAATACGATCAGAGCAACTATTCCGGCGCTAATCAGTTTTACCTTAAAGCACTTAAAATTGCAGAGGAGATTGAAAACCGCAAATCGATTCTCGGGAACCTCAAGAATCTTTACCTATGCAGCAGCGCAATGGCCAAAGCCAATAAAAGCCTATCTGATTATGCCAAAGCGCTCGACTATCAAAGTGAATGGAGCGCTCTAAAAGACAGCCTCTACCAAGCTGATTTAGCGAACCAGTTACTGGAGCTGGAAAAGAAATACGAAACCGATCAAAAAAATGCAGAGATTGCCTTACTGGGCAAGGAAAACCAGTTGCAGGCCGACGAGCTGCTACTGGAACGCCAGCACCAGCTGCTGATGTGGCTGGGCATCGGGTTCCTGCTGTTGGTAATGGCAGTGGTGCTTTATTTCATGTTCTACTACCGCAAAGTGAGCGCCATGCTCAAACAACAGAGTAAACTGATTTTTGAGCAGAAAGAGCAAATTACCGACCAAAACGTGCAACTGCAAAAATCGGTGAGCACCCAGAACAAACTGTTCAGCATTATTGCGCACGACCTGCGCAGCCCATTGGTTTCGGTTTCCAATTTTGTGCAGCTACTTAACTTTTACCTCCACGACGGCCGATACGAGGATATCTCGAAAATGGCTGTCGACATGGACCGCAAAAACGAGCAGGTACTTGACCTGACCGACAACCTGCTGCTTTGGGCACAAAGCCAGTCGGGTGGGATGAACCCTCAACTGCAGCGCATTAACCTGAACGAAATTCTGGATGAATGCTATGAACTGTATCTTCCGGTTGCCATGCGAAAAGGGGTCGCCCTGGAACTAACCGATGCTGATGATTGTCAGCTTTGGGCCGACCGCGATATGGTACGCACCATCTGCCGCAACCTGATTAACAACGCGCTGAAGTTTACCCCAAAAGACGGAAAAGTGCGTATCGACTACCGCTGCAACGAAGCGGAAGCCCGGGTTTCGGTGAGCGACACCGGGCTGGGTATCAAGCCCGAAAAGTTGCAGCGACTGTTCAGCCTTGACCGGGAAGATGTGCGTTACGGCACCGACGGCGAAAAAAGCAGTGGATTGGGCTTGTCAGTCTGTAAGGAGTTTTGCGATATCCTGAACGGCAAAATTGACGTTACCAGCACCGAAGGAATTGGCTCAACCTTTAGCTTTACACTGCCCAAGTATTCGGATGAATTGCAGGAACTGGCGGAGCTAAAAGCAAAGCAAGCGGCAACCGCCAGTTAA
- a CDS encoding aminotransferase class V-fold PLP-dependent enzyme — MRNLEDYFEPYRAEIIGIDQSFESPFGEQKIVYADWIASGRLYRPIEEKIRKTFGPFVANTHTETSETGALMTSAYHLSHKLIKQHVNAGPNDVIITAGTGMTGVINKFQRMLGLKNKGQQIPGKHDETEKPVVFISHMEHHSNHTSWYETTADVVIIEPDEDLLIKPENLRQKLEEYRDRSFKIGAFTACSNVTGIRTPYYELAKIMHEHGGVAFIDFAASAPYDTINMHPEDPMMKLDAVLFSPHKFLGGPGSSGVLIFDKSMYHNEVPDQPGGGTVDWTNPWGKYKYVDDIEAREDGGTPGFLQSIRTALCCQLKEQMGVDMIRQREEELLELAFAGLDSIPEVQILANNQRDRLGVISFYVPGIHYNLLVRLLNDLYGIQTRGGCACAGTYGHFLLEVSYEESSEITEKINHGDLSDKPGWVRWSLHPTTTNAEVDLFIRALRSIIANIEKYRHNYEPVPRTNTYRHKHEKNYTQIVDHWFQLKPVEAPQTASDPGRNR; from the coding sequence ATGCGCAATTTGGAAGACTACTTCGAACCGTACAGAGCCGAGATTATCGGCATCGACCAAAGCTTTGAAAGCCCCTTTGGTGAACAAAAAATCGTGTATGCCGACTGGATTGCCAGCGGACGGCTGTACCGGCCCATTGAAGAAAAGATCCGGAAAACATTCGGGCCATTTGTAGCCAACACGCACACCGAAACCAGCGAAACCGGGGCCTTGATGACGAGCGCTTACCACCTTTCGCACAAACTGATCAAACAGCATGTCAACGCCGGGCCAAACGATGTCATTATTACAGCCGGAACCGGAATGACAGGCGTCATCAATAAATTTCAGCGCATGCTTGGTTTGAAAAACAAGGGACAACAAATTCCCGGCAAGCACGACGAAACCGAAAAGCCGGTGGTTTTTATTTCGCACATGGAACACCACAGCAACCACACCAGCTGGTACGAAACCACCGCCGATGTGGTGATCATTGAACCGGACGAGGATCTGCTGATCAAGCCAGAAAACCTGCGCCAAAAGCTGGAAGAATACCGGGACCGGAGTTTTAAGATCGGTGCTTTCACGGCCTGTTCCAATGTAACCGGCATACGAACGCCCTACTACGAGCTGGCTAAAATTATGCACGAACACGGCGGCGTGGCTTTTATCGACTTTGCGGCTTCGGCACCCTACGACACCATCAACATGCACCCGGAAGACCCGATGATGAAACTGGATGCCGTCCTGTTTTCGCCGCACAAATTTTTAGGAGGTCCCGGATCGTCGGGTGTTTTGATCTTCGACAAATCGATGTACCACAATGAAGTGCCCGACCAGCCCGGTGGCGGCACAGTCGACTGGACCAATCCCTGGGGAAAATATAAATATGTGGATGACATTGAAGCGCGGGAAGACGGCGGCACACCCGGTTTTCTGCAATCGATCCGCACGGCATTGTGCTGCCAGCTGAAAGAACAGATGGGCGTTGACATGATCCGCCAGCGCGAAGAAGAGTTGCTGGAACTGGCTTTCGCCGGTTTGGACAGCATTCCCGAAGTTCAGATTCTGGCCAACAACCAGCGCGACCGGCTCGGAGTAATCTCCTTTTACGTGCCGGGCATTCATTACAACTTGCTGGTTCGTTTGCTGAACGATCTTTATGGAATCCAGACTCGTGGCGGTTGCGCCTGCGCCGGAACTTACGGGCATTTTTTGCTGGAAGTGAGCTACGAGGAATCATCGGAGATTACCGAAAAGATCAACCACGGCGACCTGTCCGACAAACCGGGCTGGGTGCGCTGGTCGCTGCATCCGACGACGACCAATGCAGAGGTCGATCTTTTTATTCGTGCTTTGCGAAGCATTATCGCCAACATCGAAAAATACCGCCACAATTACGAGCCAGTGCCACGCACCAATACTTACCGGCACAAGCACGAAAAAAATTACACCCAAATTGTTGACCATTGGTTTCAGCTAAAACCCGTTGAGGCGCCCCAAACAGCGAGCGATCCAGGCAGGAACCGTTGA
- a CDS encoding ATP-binding protein: protein MSRYIQILVFLFITHLSPPLGAREIHDRSYFQTRLEQADSLSKLSLDSALVLYKQIANETEQAGYQKLKWDAKLNEGTTYSDLGERDSALTILQTTLKDIVANKDTIYQIKALTKLGGCYSDNYEFEQAINHLVAAQKLLNSTSPFDLRFNVLNTLGQAHKKMKDYSSALTYYGQLANEYFYQLDDLEKFFVYMNTGNVYAEINDLESAEELYLKAYSEIQKLDEPENLALITYNLGNLYFKQGKYSTSIEYAQKALERYTNIGKQSSIELANRLLGAIQYRLGNYRRAENYYFTALEIARDIQNPNSIKANYKNLFSTYRQMARANSDNSFYEKALDYQGAWSELNDSLYQQNLADRVLELEKKYETDKKNAQIELLGKENQLKADELLLERQNQKFMMVVIGLLVMIMGVVLYFMVYYRRVNAQLKRQSQLIFEQKEQISSQNVQLQKAINTQNKLFGIIAHDLRSPLVSVSNFVRLLNFYIRDGRYDSITRMAKEMDRKNEQVLELTDNLLNWARSQSGGLKTRMERFSLNEILDQCYQLYLPIAERKEIQLRLLDGNDCQLWADRDMVRTICRNLVNNALKFTPQEGTVTISYSCEGNNARISVRDTGMGISPDRQKRLFNVSKEDVRYGTDGEKSSGLGLSVCKEFCDILQGKIEVESTEDVGSTFSFTIPLYSDELRELTEWREAAAKINSL from the coding sequence ATGTCCAGGTATATTCAAATACTTGTTTTTCTATTCATTACACACCTGTCTCCTCCCCTTGGAGCCCGGGAAATTCATGACAGGAGTTATTTCCAAACGAGGCTGGAACAAGCCGATAGTTTATCTAAACTTAGCCTCGACAGCGCGTTGGTACTTTACAAACAGATCGCGAATGAAACAGAGCAGGCGGGTTACCAAAAACTGAAGTGGGATGCTAAACTCAACGAAGGTACGACCTACTCCGATCTGGGAGAGAGAGACAGTGCGCTCACGATCCTTCAAACTACCCTTAAGGACATTGTTGCTAACAAGGATACCATTTATCAAATCAAGGCTTTAACAAAGCTTGGCGGATGTTATTCTGACAATTACGAATTTGAACAGGCCATTAATCATTTAGTTGCTGCCCAAAAGTTATTGAACAGCACTTCTCCTTTCGACCTCCGCTTCAATGTGCTGAACACCCTGGGGCAGGCTCACAAAAAAATGAAGGACTATAGTTCTGCCTTAACATACTACGGCCAACTAGCCAACGAATACTTTTACCAGCTCGATGATTTGGAAAAATTCTTTGTGTATATGAACACCGGAAACGTCTATGCTGAGATAAACGATCTGGAAAGCGCAGAGGAATTGTATTTGAAAGCCTATTCCGAAATTCAAAAATTAGACGAGCCCGAAAATTTGGCACTCATTACCTATAACCTCGGGAATCTTTACTTCAAGCAGGGAAAATACAGTACATCGATTGAATATGCCCAAAAAGCCTTGGAGCGTTATACAAACATCGGGAAACAATCGTCTATTGAATTGGCTAATCGCCTATTGGGGGCAATTCAATATCGCCTTGGTAACTATCGGCGTGCAGAAAACTATTATTTTACCGCCCTCGAAATAGCCAGGGACATCCAAAATCCCAATTCAATTAAAGCTAATTACAAAAATCTATTCTCAACTTATCGGCAAATGGCCCGAGCAAACTCAGATAATAGCTTTTACGAAAAAGCTTTGGATTATCAAGGAGCCTGGAGTGAATTGAATGATAGCCTTTACCAGCAGAATTTGGCCGACCGGGTGTTGGAGCTGGAAAAAAAATACGAGACCGATAAGAAAAATGCCCAGATTGAATTGCTGGGAAAAGAGAACCAGCTAAAAGCCGACGAACTGCTGCTCGAACGGCAAAACCAAAAGTTTATGATGGTGGTCATCGGTCTGCTGGTGATGATCATGGGGGTGGTACTGTATTTCATGGTATATTACCGCCGGGTGAATGCACAGCTGAAACGGCAAAGCCAACTCATCTTCGAACAAAAGGAACAGATCTCGAGCCAGAATGTCCAGCTGCAAAAGGCCATCAACACCCAGAACAAGTTGTTTGGCATCATTGCGCACGACCTGCGCAGTCCGCTGGTGTCGGTTTCCAATTTTGTGCGGCTGCTGAATTTCTACATCCGCGATGGCCGCTACGATTCCATTACCCGCATGGCCAAGGAAATGGACCGCAAAAACGAACAGGTGCTGGAACTGACGGACAACCTGCTGAACTGGGCCCGCAGCCAGTCGGGCGGCTTGAAAACGCGAATGGAACGTTTTAGCCTGAACGAGATCCTGGATCAATGCTACCAGCTGTACCTGCCGATTGCCGAGCGCAAAGAAATTCAACTGCGACTGCTCGACGGCAACGACTGCCAACTGTGGGCCGACCGCGACATGGTGCGCACCATTTGCCGCAACCTGGTGAACAACGCCCTGAAATTTACACCGCAAGAAGGAACCGTTACCATAAGCTACAGTTGCGAAGGCAACAACGCCCGCATTTCGGTCAGGGATACCGGGATGGGAATCAGTCCCGACCGCCAAAAACGCCTGTTTAATGTGAGCAAGGAAGATGTGCGCTACGGCACCGACGGCGAAAAAAGCAGTGGCTTGGGCTTGTCGGTTTGCAAGGAGTTTTGCGACATCCTGCAAGGTAAAATTGAGGTAGAAAGTACCGAGGACGTTGGAAGTACCTTCAGTTTCACCATTCCACTTTACTCCGACGAATTACGCGAGTTAACCGAATGGCGCGAAGCTGCCGCCAAAATCAACTCCCTCTGA